TGGGCTCCTGGCAGTGCCTAGCACAAGTCATGGCCACTTTCCTGCTCTCTCATCTCTGCAGCCCTTCTGGAAATCCCTCCTCTCTGCAGTCAGACTGGTTCCGTCACCCACCTGTGGGGGCTGCGGCGCAGGCCAGCACACATGcaggccaggaggcagaggaggcccAGGCAGACACCCACGATGATGCCCGTGACTGAGTGCACGTCCAGAGAGTctggtgggagagagggagggagcagaacAGATCAGGAACAGGAGAAGACCCAGGGTTCATAGACCAGGACTTCCTGTGTCTTTCTCCGGAGACCACCAGCCTGAGTCTCACCCTCTGGACACATGAAATCTGATGCAAAGACAGGAGGGCCCCACAGACTCAGAGGGACCACCACAACCTCTCTCTCCAACTGAGCCTGCCATGGACATCCAGAATTTGTGTTTCCTCCCCAGCAACCTGGCCTTTCAGGGAAACACACCTCCTGCTTgcccagcagggctggtttcaCAGGTGTGCAACATGTCCAGTAACCCAGGGCCCACGCTTAGAAGGGCTCCGCGCTTGGGTTTATGCTCTGCCGTCACTATCTTGAAATTCTTCCTCATTAAATAAGGAGATGCCACATTTTCATTTCACACTAGGTCCTGCAAATTACAAAGCCAGTCCCACTGCCCAACACCTCCACCACATAAAGCTCATCACCAGTCCAAGCCAGTCTTCCAATCAAAGCAATCTCCCAAAGAAACCAAGCCAGTCTCCCACAAATCTGACCTCACTACTGAACCATTGCCGGACCACACTCATTGCCTCTTCACATTTGTCCTTTCCACACCTAAGTAGGAGGGCAGCTGTCCAAAACAGTGAAAGTGTAGTCGTGCCCTGAGGCAAGGCTTTGGAAGAAATGACTTTAGGGTTAGAAGTCAACTCCAGAAGCCTCTGGAGACCTTGAGCTGCCCCAGGATGGACCctactccttcctcccttcctgcctcttaCCTGAGAGCTTTTCCTGGAGAGTGATCACATCCTGCAGGCCAGAGAAGGGCCCGGGTCCCACCTCTGTGCGTGCCCCCATCTTGAAGAAGTACCTAGTGTCGCTCTCGAGGCCGTGTACCTCAGCACTGAAGATGttccctgggggcagagggaggcagggcgaGCAGAGTTGGTGAACTGGGTCGGGGGTGCGAGGCAGGGATGCGCTGGGAAGCAGCACTGAGGAAATCTGCTTCTCCCACTCAGGCAGTGGCTTCTGCCTGCTCCAAACAAACCCAGCCACTGGGGAGGCTGGtaagtggggagagggtggggaagctCTTGCTCAGATGCCCTGGGGTGGGAGCCCTCACCCTCTGTGGTGAGCAGGGTCCACTGGTGCTCGGGCTGGGTGTGGTTGCTGCTGTAGAGAATCAGATACTCCACGATCTCGCCGTTGGGCTCCGTTGGGGGGCACCAGTGCAGCCGAACGGTGGACGGTGTCAGGGGGCTCAGGCGCAGGTCGGATGGGGGCGTCGAGGGCCCTGGGGTAcagggaaggagatggggagaggcAGGGTCACTGAGAGCTCGGGAGCAGCTGGGAGCCAGGGCGTGAGGGCatggcctccctccttcctcctgtaCTGGAACAAACCACAAAGCAAAGTGAGGTCTGGCCTCTCATTGGGGAATTCCTGGAAAACAATTCACCACCCTTCTTCCCTCTCAGAAGCAGAGCTCCGCCAGCTTCCACACCCAAATATCTCCAAGGATTGAAGACACTGTCTGATACTCTAAGGGCCCTTGGGGTAGAGCTCAAAAGGTTTTGGAAAGCTTACATTTTACTTTAAACTCTCACACTAAGTTTGCCATCTATTCGATGgtaaagtttaatataaaaagtatttgaaattatttgtcaTTTAAGGTTCCTGACTCCCCTTGCCACCCCAAATCTTCAAATAAAGTTGGTTGATGCCCTGTGTAGCCTCTGTCTACGCCTGCCCCTGGCACAGGTCCTCCATGGTCCCGGGAACCCTAATGTGAGAAGTACCACCTTGGAagactttgtgttttgtttttagagaagTTGATCCCCGTGGGGCAGGGGTGAATGCGGAAGGATGAGAAGCAAGGACATAAGGTGACTGGGGAGTTAGGATGGGACAGAGATTTGGGGGTTCAGGTTTTTGAGGCCCAACCAAGGGCAGGATGGGGACCCAGGGCTCTAAGGCATCTCAGAGCCACATCATCATGGGCTGCCAGAACCCTCCTTTAGATCTTAAGTTATTAGGTCTAGGAGTAAATGGTTAGGACCAGCATAAGACTGGCCTacataaatgcaaatcaaatgacAGACACTTATGGGGTTCTCGGGGGCGTTTCAGAAGAGGGCTGCTGGGGCAAGTAGGAGTTCGGTGAAAGATGGACTGGTGGCCAGAGGGCCGAGGGCCACTCACGGTCAGGCAGGGTGGAGCGCTCCACCACAGAGCCAAAAGGCCCATCCATGTCCACGCCGTGGGACTGAACTGCAAACTCGTATTTGGTGAATGGCTTCAGCCCGCCGATGAGAATGTCTTCTCCAGAACTGCCGAGGCAAGAAACATGACAAGTACTCTCAGGGACACCCTTCTAGCAGGGCAGGTCCCTCCAAATCTACTCTCCTACCCCAGACCCACCCCAGCCCCTACACTGGGCAGCAAATCTGCTCCCTGGCATTGGGGCCACTAACAGCATCCAGAGGACCTGCAGAGAGGCCTGGATGTACGCTGTTCCCAGGATATCAGGCGCCATGTCCAAGCTCCGAGCCAGGCCTGCTCTTCCGAGAAATATTCCTGGATTAATCCATGTCATTTCCCACCCAGGGAACTACCTCTGATGCATTTTTTCCCTGACTTAATTTTACTTTAGCTGCAACTGTATATATCCATTGCTTTTttatgctgtttcctctgccaacCTAACAGCTCCCCAGGTCAGGGTCTTTGTCTCCCCATCCAACTGGGGGCCTCTCAGGACAGCAGCTGGACTGCTTTTCTCCGTCTTCTGAGGTTGAGGAAATAGGTCTGTGCTGCCTCACATTTCCTAGGGTCGAGTATAAGGCTCTCCTGTGAGGGGATGGGATTGGACAGACTCCCCCTTTCCACCTGTCACCATCAGGTCATCAGACCCTCAACGTGCCCCTAGTTGAACACGTGAGTGTTCATGAAATGTCCCTAAACCCCCAGGACCCTCTCCTCATCACCCCCTGCCACCTTCTTCCCCATCGTCTGCTATTCCTCCCTCTTCACAGCATTagtccctcctcccacctggTGTAATAGGTGACCAGGGAGGCATTCCTGAGCCCCCAGGGGCTGAAGCGCACAGTGTAGTTGACAATCTTGACCGTGGTGAAGTCTGGCTTTTTCCACCGAAGCCAAATGGACGTGGAGCTGTTTGATTCCGCATGGACGTGGGCCGGGGGCAAGGGTGGCCCCCTCTGGATGGGCAGGTCTGGAGGGTGAATATTAGAgcgtggggaagggagggaggatgcTCATCCCTAAGCAGGTACAGTGGTTTGCGGTTCCCAAGTTTCTTTTACCCTTTCTCTTTTGATCCTGTGAATTGGGTGgcatcattcccatttcacagatgaggaaactgagggcgcTGAGAATTTAAGTGATTTTTGCCAAGGTCATACAGACAGCAGACTGTGGAACACTAGTCTGTAAGACTGTAACAGAGTGAGACAGCAAACCATGGTAATTATGAGCACGGATTTGGGAGCCAAGCtgctctgggttcaaattccaactcTCCCACTTACTGTGTGACTGTGGAGAAGTtaattaacctttctgtgcctccatTCCCTATTCTGTCAGTGGGGCTGATAATAGTGCCTATACCTCATgcggttgttatgaggattaagttagtaaatatttgtgaagtgTGTAGAAAAGTGTTATGgcctaaatgtttgtgtcccccaaagCTCATATATCGGATATCTGAACATATGGTGGGGCCTTCATGCATCAGATCAGTGCCTGTCTTAGCCTGTTCCAGCTACTACAACAAAGACccatagactggatggcttagAAAGAACagcaatttatttctcacagttctggaggccggactctgagatcaaggtgccagcatggtcaagttctggtgaaggccctcttcTGGGTTACAGACTGCCAACTTCTCATTGCATcttcagagcagaaaggtgaagCAAGCTCTCTTGTGACTCTTACCAGGGagctaatcccattcatgagggctccaccctcatgacatcATCCAATCCTGATTATCTCTTAATATATCACATTGGCAGGTAgggtttcaacacatgaattctGGGGGGACACAGATTTGCAGCCCATAACAGTGCCCCTTATAAAAGGAGACTGCTGAGAACTCTCCAGCCCTCTCGGCCATGTGAGGACCCAGTGAGAAGATGGCCTATGGCCCATGAACCAGGAAGctggtcctcaccagacactgactCTGCCAGCGCCTTGATCccagacttctcagcctccagaactgtgagaaataaatgctggtTGTTTAAGTCACCCCATCTGTGGTGCTTTGTCAGAGCAGCCCAAACTaagaccctgagcctcagtttcctggtggGCCACATTCCCCTCCCTGCCTAGAGCAGAGGGATAATCTGATGGACAGTGTGATGTGGGTGGATGCACTGtaaataaaaactgtttaaagATCAAACTTGGGATCAGAAGTCACTGATGAACCACGGGGTTTCTCTCTGTTCAAACTTTCCAAAGTAGCCCAGCTCATGGATAATGAAAACTCTAGCAGACCTAAAAGAGGCACAAACAGGAGCTTTTCTGCGACAGAGGCTGTCTGGACCTGGAAGAGCCTAGCAGagtggctgggggcagggaggagggagagggaggtgggggttgCCTGGTGAGTACAGTTTGTAGCCAGAGGCCGAAGCTTCCAGATGGCCTGCCCACCAGGGCTGGcccagaggaaaggggaaggcGGCCACGCACAGACCCCTCGGCAGAGCCCTCCTCCCCGCTTCCCCAGCACCCTCACCTGGCGTGGGAGCCTTCTCTGTCTTGCCCTTCCACACTGCCGCATAGCCGTCCTCATGTTTGTTGAATGCCACCAGCTTCACCTCGTACAGCCGGCCAGGGACTGGAGAAGGTCATGCGGGTCACTCACTGGCTAGAGGAGCCTCTGAGGTCATTCTCTCATCCCCAGAGAGAGTCCATCTCCAACCACCGGCCCAGCTTGTCCAGTCCCCGACTAAAGCTATGTCCATCTCATTCCCTACCCCACCGGCCCTCCTCACCTAGCTGGGTCAGCTCATactgtttcactttcttcttgAGCCGGACAGGCCCCACATCCCAAGCCTGGTCTCCGCGGCCCCCTGGAGGGCTCTCACCatcggcctcctcctcctctgtccccacctcccgCCAGTATAGCTTGTAGCCAGAGATCTGGGCGGGGTGAGGGGGTGGCTGCCACGACACGACCAGGGACTCCATCCTTGCCCGTACCTTCAGCTCTGCAGGGGCAAAAGGGACTGGAGGcagaggagcaggaggggaggaggggtatgagaatggggagagaggaggagaggccagggatgggagagggggaagaggcaggaggaagcaAAAAGCAGGAAGACAGCATAGAGTGAGAGCCTTGTCAGCCTTCTCCCAAAGCATCGCCACTCAGCCAGCAGCCTAAGTGCCAGGTTCAGTCTGGAGGAGAACTCACTATTCCACCAGCCCAGAGTGCTGGGAATGCAGGAATGTCTCCGGGGCATTTGCAAGGAGGTTAGCAAGGAGCACCTCTGGGGCAGGGCTGACACAGAGTAGGGCTCTAGAATTCTTCTGAAGGAACAACTAAATAGATACTGGTTTGGAAGGGGATCATAGGATTTGCTGAAGCTGGGAAGGAGGGATGGAGCCATTGAAGTGGGGAGCCCAACTTGGAGCCTAAGAGAGGGGTGGCTTACTACAGCTCCGAtgctattctaagcactttgtaCCATGTATTGTAACTTGACTCTCACAGCcctgtaaaataatgaaatactattacccctatttaagaaaactgaggctcagagaagttaagtaacttgttcaaggtcacacagatagtaCATGCTATGGGTCTGGCTGCATTTAATCCCTCTCAACCCAACCCACAACAATCGCAATCTTGGAAGCAGTTACTATTTAGCAAGTTCTGACTGTACTAAACACTCTGTCTACAATACATTCATTAATCCTCACGCCCACGCCTGACAGTAAATGAAGACTTAGAGTTGTGAATGGTTTGTCCAAGGTCTCACAGGAGACGGAAGGGACACATGAGCCCAGGGGTGTCTGCAAAGGCCAGCTCTTTGCCACTTTACCCCCATCCTCCCCTGCCCATCAAGCAGGGGGAGCCAGGGAAGGTCTCTGATGGAGGGAGCGATTGGGTTTGGGTGCCAAGCGCACACTGACACCCATACAGTCACGCACATcgccccccccccggccccctgTCCCCTCTGACCCCGTACCGTGGCTCTGGTTATGCATACTGGGCGTCCTGTGCTGCATCCACTGGGAGGGGGCCCCATAGCCGGCCCCCGTGCCAGCCGAAATCCGCACTCGATACACCTTGTTGGGCTGAAGTGAGTTCAGTGTAAACTGTGTCTCGTTCCCCGGCACCTCGGTGGAGAAAATCTGATCTGCCGGGATAGAAAAGACTGGCTGCTGGGTGGCCACCTAAGGACCACGACTCCTAAACACCTCTCCACCGACCCTTCCACCTCGGATCCTGAGTCCTCAGGGCCCATCGGAATCCGAGGCTTTCTCAGCGCCGACCCCTCAGTGCCAGGATGGACTCCCCGGCTCCAGGGCTGGCTCAGGTGGGGAGAATCACAGCAGGCACTCCCCACGTCCCCGGAGCTGTCAAtgaccccccaccaccacacacacaccagggcgCAGGCACAAGGGGTTGGCTGTGAAGACCATCAAGCACCGCCTACCTTCCAGAGCCCTGAGGACCACCCAAGGATGCTTTCtcacccttccttccctccccaccctccccctggcccccagcctctTGCCTTCTGATTCTGCATCCCTttcacacccccacccctagaCTCCCGACACCTGCCCTAACACCCCCCCAACCAATGCCTCATTTCCCCCAGTCCCACAAGCACACCCTCCACCTCCCTATCCCTCATCTGCTTTTTCAGCTGGAAAGGACCCCAGGGATTACCTGGGCTACCTGCCTgacttcacagataaggaaactgaggcagggactGACAGGATTACCCACTGCAGCTGTAGAGGAGATGGGGCTAGACCCCAGGCCTCCTCCTGTCTTGAGCTAGCCCTCTTAGCCTTCTCTTtcactcctgccctccctccccctcggCCACACTCCCCTTTTCCAGGTTCACCTTGCCCTCTTTCTGCTCTCCCTACTTTCCTCGGACTTTCCACTGCTCTGCTCAGGTGCCCAGCTGCTCTGACCAACCCTTCGCATCAGTGATTCCCAGCCAGGTGGAGCCCGCACCTCGTCCCCACTCACCTTCCTTTCCCAAACCGTACTCTATCTTGTACTTCACCACCTGCCCATTGctcaggctgggaggcaggggcagccACGCCACCCTGATGTCCGAGGGGTTGGGGCTGGACAGGGAGAGCTGGGGCGCTGCACTGGGGACTGAGACAGAAGAACATCAGCATGAGCTCTGCTCCACCGACGTGGAAGGTGAGGCCCAGGAGCGGTCAGAgacttgcccaggtcacacagcaagtcagaaGGAGGCTCAGGACCAGGAtctgagggaggaaagggagcctCTCAGGGGAGCCACAAGCTGGAGTTGAGGGGACATCCTTCCCACCCCAAAGCCAGAAAACGGTTGTGGGCACAAGCTTCTGCATCCACTGGGTTGTCACTGGCTCCTGCCTGACTGGATGATGGTACGTGGGTATAGGGAAGAAGGGCCATGTGATATAGGTAATCatgagacctgggttcaagtcccagctgtactactgaccttgggcaagtcactcaatttctgggcctcagtttccccaattgTAAATCGGAGAAGAACCCTTGCCTACCCCCTTACAGGGCACAAAAGATGACACCAAGCAGATAAAAGTGCCTTGGCGTACGCCAGTAAAGAGAAGCTGAGCTACCACCCCCAGGGAATTCACTGGGCCCCAAGGTGCCCACTGCAGGTGCAGAGGCCCTACCATCATCCAGAGTGTGGACCAGCGCTGGGGTGGAGGTGCGGCTGGCCCCCAGCTGCGAGTAGGCCACTACATAGAACTCGTAGTCTGTGTTGGGTTCCAGGTCCCGAACCTGCAGCTCAGTGGTGTCATTGTTCACTGCAAACTGATATTCCACATTGTCCATGCCTGAGTGGGGACATAAGGGACAAAGAGACTGTCACTGGGCCATCCCATGGACCTGTCAGCTGGAGGCTGTCGAAGGATCCTTCATATTGTCCCAGTCTCCGGAATAGCCTTACTTATAGCTAAGTCATCCCAGATAATCTGAGTTGCGGAGTATATACTCTCCTGACTTCTAGTCTTGGTGTATTAACTCCTCCACTGGTTCTTTCTGGCTTCTAACTGAAGTGACTTTTCCTGCAGTTAATAAAATGGTTCCAGGAATGCGAAGGCACCTTCCCTGGGAGGAGAAgcattccctctctcctctcgCATAACAAACTGTGGCCAAGGGGTAAATGCACTGACCCATATCTGCACAGATCTCTCCTGTgggctcccaccccaccccatccaatCCCCAGAGATACCCACCAGGCAGCCCCTCAGTCATCCAATCTGTGCTTCCCGCGCCTCCTCATCACGCGCCCCTGCGTAGGCCTTTGCTGGGGCGTGTTGGTCCCCCGGAAGACGTACCTCGTGCCTTCTGGTAGTGGAGGGAGAAGCCAATGATCTGCTCGCTGTGCAGCTCTGGCCGCTCCCAGGCCACCAGCACTGAGGAGCTGCTCAGCGGCGTGGCGGTGACCCGCGTGGGGGCGCTGGGCAGCCCCTCTCGCACCACGACTGCCAGTGGCGCGGTGGCGCACGCGGTGCCTGCGCTGTTCTCGGCCACGCATTGGTAGTAGCCGGCGTCCTGCAGGCCGATCTGTGTGATGACCAGGCTGCCGCCGCCGCCCTGCACCTTGACGCGCCCGTTGGGCCGCAGCGGCGCCCCGTTGTGCAGCCAGCGCAGCGCGGGCCTCGGCTCCCCGGACGCGCGGCACACGAAGCGCGCGGTGCTCGCCCGCGTCCGTGACAGCGCCTCGGGCGCCTGCGAGATGGCAGGGGCGGCTGCGGGCGGGGAGGGGGACGCTAACTGCGCGCTCGGCCACCAGGGGCCCgggccctgcccccgcccccaaatACCTGACGACTCCCACATCCCCTCCACTCACTCTAACCTCTCCCTGATTCACCCGTCCCCGCCAAAACACTCTAAGCAGCGCAGCCATAGctctcttcctgccccagccccacaatGACCATTCTCTTCTCCCCGAATTGTTCCCCAGGCCTCCTCAGCCTCCCCTAAATACCCTGGCTCTTCCAGGATCTCATCGCATTCCCGCACTTACGCTTCCTTCTCCCTTACCTCCGTGTATCCTACACCTATCGGATTTATCCCTCAGCCAGCCCTGAGCAACCCTGTCCCCCAGTTTTCTCCACCAAGACTACTCCATCTCCTCCAAAAACCTCaatcccacccctcccccattacCCCACCCAGAACACCCCTCCACACCCCCTCAATCACTCAAGCCGTTTCCTAAtcactcctctcctctccccgaTTAAACTCTCCTCACTCCATCGCTCCGATCTCTTTCCACCACTTCCTCTCCTCTAATTACCTAGCCTTTCCCGCACCACAAAGTACTCCTCCTCATGAGCTCGACCCCGTAACCCTACTCCCTTTTCATCCTCCAGTATCGCCCTTCAGTCCCTCTAACACACCCACTTGCCcatttcccccctccccagtcctccctCCCTCGGCCCCAGCTAATCCTCCCCAATCCGATCTCCCCCACATCTGCTCTCCgtcctcccccccacctccctcccctcacccagcaCGCGGAGCTCGGCAGCGGCGGTGGCAAAGTCGCGCGTGCGGGGCTTGTTCGCTCGGCAGACGTAGACGCCAGAGTGCCGGGGCTGCGCGCTGGTGATTAGTAGGTTGGTGCGGCCCAGAACGATGACATCCGTGGAGATGGGCTTCCCATCTGCGGGAGGAGGGAGAGCGCTAGAGGGGGGAGCTAAGGGCTGCCTCTCCATCCACTCTCCGGACCTCGTGGAAGGGCGGCGGTCCTCTACGCCCAAGTTAAGAGAACGCAACGGTCTCTGGTTGGGATCTCATTTCCTCTACTTTCCGATGACATTCTCCGAGCCCTAGTgtctctgtctgtaaaatggggaggtaGTCTGTAGCTGGAAGGGCTGGCTGTTCTGAGGGTGGAATGAGTAAGGTCTGTGAGTTTGCCAAGCACCATGcaggcacataataggtgctcggGACACTCATCAGTTGTTACTATTACCATCATTATTAAATCCCTTTCTCTCAAGAAGGATACACTCCCCCATATGGGCTTAGGCCAGTTCTATGATAAGATATGGCTGGAAAGGTCTGACCAGAACCAAACATTTGAATACACGCAGACTTTTATCTTGATGTGAAATGAAAACCATTTAAAAACCCCTTGCCTCATGGACATAAACAGAAAATCcagagaagaaatgcaaatgggcAAGAAACAAAAAAGTCTGCAACTTCACATGATcaaagaaatgcacatcaaaacacAGATGTTCATTTTCACCTATCAACCAGGGAAAGTTTTTAAAACCAGTATGCtgcaacactgaagaaaaagtaaATGCTGATAGGGCTAGACAGGGGCTCCACCTTGACCTTGAAGCCAGGGATTCCAGCGTGGGCACCCATGCTGGGGAGCTGTGAATAGGGCAGATCCCTGCATTCTTAACCGTAGTAGTGGACAACTGGGAAGGACTGAAAAAGTCAATAGTAGGAACTAGCTAATTAAATTATGGCTAAATCCGAATGATGGAATATCACAgttattagaattattttttgaaaaagtttttaagATGGGGAGATGCTTATGATACACTGTTGAATGAAAACAGGACTTGGAACTGTAAATACAGCCTGCTTTCAATTTGAGGCAAAAATGTACATATGCATAGGAAAGAAGTCTGGAAGAAAATACACTCATATGTTAACAATTTTAATCTCTGAGTGGTGggatgttttctgtttctgcttttcccTAGTTTTCTACAGTGAATACGTACAACTTTTGCCATCAGAAgaaaccaaatcaaaacaaaacaaaaatgtcatgCCCCCTTCCCTGACTTAGTAGGGTAAGTTCCTAGGGAAGGAGTAGTGCCCAGGGTCAGGAATGAAGTCCTCTTCCAGACTCTCTCTTCCCAGTCTCTGTCCAGGGATGCTATTAGCAGAGTTTTTCTAAGTGAGATCCCTGAGCCAGAGGTGTCAGGACCCTCTTGGGATAGCATATATCCTTACCATGCACACAAATCACAGAATCACAGGAGACCTTGTTAATAAGATGCAGAAGCCTAGGGCACCTCAGATTCTACACTTCTAACTATGCCCAGGAGGTAGGTCCGAAGACCAAACTTTTGGTAGCAAGGACCTAGGGCATTTGTTAAGCATTAAGAATCCTGGGTCATAACTCCTGAGGCGTGAAG
This DNA window, taken from Camelus dromedarius isolate mCamDro1 chromosome 5, mCamDro1.pat, whole genome shotgun sequence, encodes the following:
- the IGDCC4 gene encoding immunoglobulin superfamily DCC subclass member 4 isoform X3; this encodes MALGDAGRGGELIALTFCLLAARGEQPLPRETVVLLSCGAGPLQVILGPEQAAVLECSLGVAAAGLPTSVTWSKDGGALPEHNHLRLLPNGSLWLSQLPAPEGSDEPAPGAPEVIEGSYSCLARGPLGVVASQAAVVKLATLAGFTLHPESQTVEENGTARFQCHIEGLPAPVITWEKDQVTVPEEPRLITLPNGVLQILDVQESDAGSYRCVATNSAHQSISQEALLHVARRGSLASTAGQDVVIVAAPENTTVVSGQSVVMECVASADPTPFVSWVRQDGKPISTDVIVLGRTNLLITSAQPRHSGVYVCRANKPRTRDFATAAAELRVLAAPAISQAPEALSRTRASTARFVCRASGEPRPALRWLHNGAPLRPNGRVKVQGGGGSLVITQIGLQDAGYYQCVAENSAGTACATAPLAVVVREGLPSAPTRVTATPLSSSSVLVAWERPELHSEQIIGFSLHYQKARGMDNVEYQFAVNNDTTELQVRDLEPNTDYEFYVVAYSQLGASRTSTPALVHTLDDVPSAAPQLSLSSPNPSDIRVAWLPLPPSLSNGQVVKYKIEYGLGKEDQIFSTEVPGNETQFTLNSLQPNKVYRVRISAGTGAGYGAPSQWMQHRTPSMHNQSHDLPIQRGPPLPPAHVHAESNSSTSIWLRWKKPDFTTVKIVNYTVRFSPWGLRNASLVTYYTSSGEDILIGGLKPFTKYEFAVQSHGVDMDGPFGSVVERSTLPDRPSTPPSDLRLSPLTPSTVRLHWCPPTEPNGEIVEYLILYSSNHTQPEHQWTLLTTEGNIFSAEVHGLESDTRYFFKMGARTEVGPGPFSGLQDVITLQEKLSDSLDVHSVTGIIVGVCLGLLCLLACMCAGLRRSPHREALPGLSSTATSGNPALYSRARLGPPSPPAAHELESLVHPRPQDWSPPPSDIEDRAEVHSLMGGGGPDCRGHSKRKISWTQPGGPSWAGSWAGCELPQAGPMPALTRALLPPAGTGQTLLLQALVYDAIKGNGRKKPPPACRNQVEAEVIVHSDFSASRGNPDLHLQDLDPEDALPSEAPDLTSDVVDLEQGADWPDRELGGCEQVTPGPDRLTCLPEAASASCPYPDLPPSEALEEAPGNSCQPKSPCPPGDSPGLPRAPVSSSAELP
- the IGDCC4 gene encoding immunoglobulin superfamily DCC subclass member 4 isoform X2, which encodes MALGDAGRGGELIALTFCLLAARGEQPLPRETVVLLSCGAGPLQVILGPEQAAVLECSLGVAAAGLPTSVTWSKDGGALPEHNHLRLLPNGSLWLSQLPAPEGSDEPAPGAPEVIEGSYSCLARGPLGVVASQAAVVKLATLAGFTLHPESQTVEENGTARFQCHIEGLPAPVITWEKDQVTVPEEPRLITLPNGVLQILDVQESDAGSYRCVATNSAHQSISQEALLHVARRGSLASTAGQDVVIVAAPENTTVVSGQSVVMECVASADPTPFVSWVRQDGKPISTDVIVLGRTNLLITSAQPRHSGVYVCRANKPRTRDFATAAAELRVLAAPAISQAPEALSRTRASTARFVCRASGEPRPALRWLHNGAPLRPNGRVKVQGGGGSLVITQIGLQDAGYYQCVAENSAGTACATAPLAVVVREGLPSAPTRVTATPLSSSSVLVAWERPELHSEQIIGFSLHYQKARGMDNVEYQFAVNNDTTELQVRDLEPNTDYEFYVVAYSQLGASRTSTPALVHTLDDVPSAAPQLSLSSPNPSDIRVAWLPLPPSLSNGQVVKYKIEYGLGKEDQIFSTEVPGNETQFTLNSLQPNKVYRVRISAGTGAGYGAPSQWMQHRTPSMHNQSHELKVRARMESLVVSWQPPPHPAQISGYKLYWREVGTEEEEADGESPPGGRGDQAWDVGPVRLKKKVKQYELTQLVPGRLYEVKLVAFNKHEDGYAAVWKGKTEKAPTPDLPIQRGPPLPPAHVHAESNSSTSIWLRWKKPDFTTVKIVNYTVRFSPWGLRNASLVTYYTSSGEDILIGGLKPFTKYEFAVQSHGVDMDGPFGSVVERSTLPDRPSTPPSDLRLSPLTPSTVRLHWCPPTEPNGEIVEYLILYSSNHTQPEHQWTLLTTEGNIFSAEVHGLESDTRYFFKMGARTEVGPGPFSGLQDVITLQEKLSDSLDVHSVTGIIVGVCLGLLCLLACMCAGLRRSPHREALPGLSSTATSGNPALYSRARLGPPSPPAAHELESLVHPRPQDWSPPPSDIEDRAEVHSLMGGGGPDCRGHSKRKISWTQPGGPSWAGSWAGCELPQAGPMPALTRALLPPAGTGQTLLLQALVYDAIKGNGRKKPPPACRNQVEAEVIVHSDFSASRGNPDLHLQDLDPEDALPSEAPDLTSDVVDLEQGADWPDRELGGCEQVTPGPDRLTCLPEAASASCPYPDLPPSEALEEAPGNSCQPKSPCPPGDSPGLPRAPVSSSAELP
- the IGDCC4 gene encoding immunoglobulin superfamily DCC subclass member 4 isoform X1, whose protein sequence is MALGDAGRGGELIALTFCLLAARGEQPLPRETVVLLSCGAGPLQVILGPEQAAVLECSLGVAAAGLPTSVTWSKDGGALPEHNHLRLLPNGSLWLSQLPAPEGSDEPAPGAPEVIEGSYSCLARGPLGVVASQAAVVKLATLAGFTLHPESQTVEENGTARFQCHIEGLPAPVITWEKDQVTVPEEPRLITLPNGVLQILDVQESDAGSYRCVATNSAHQSISQEALLHVARRGSLASTAGQDVVIVAAPENTTVVSGQSVVMECVASADPTPFVSWVRQDGKPISTDVIVLGRTNLLITSAQPRHSGVYVCRANKPRTRDFATAAAELRVLAAPAISQAPEALSRTRASTARFVCRASGEPRPALRWLHNGAPLRPNGRVKVQGGGGSLVITQIGLQDAGYYQCVAENSAGTACATAPLAVVVREGLPSAPTRVTATPLSSSSVLVAWERPELHSEQIIGFSLHYQKARGMDNVEYQFAVNNDTTELQVRDLEPNTDYEFYVVAYSQLGASRTSTPALVHTLDDVPSAAPQLSLSSPNPSDIRVAWLPLPPSLSNGQVVKYKIEYGLGKEDQIFSTEVPGNETQFTLNSLQPNKVYRVRISAGTGAGYGAPSQWMQHRTPSMHNQSHVPFAPAELKVRARMESLVVSWQPPPHPAQISGYKLYWREVGTEEEEADGESPPGGRGDQAWDVGPVRLKKKVKQYELTQLVPGRLYEVKLVAFNKHEDGYAAVWKGKTEKAPTPDLPIQRGPPLPPAHVHAESNSSTSIWLRWKKPDFTTVKIVNYTVRFSPWGLRNASLVTYYTSSGEDILIGGLKPFTKYEFAVQSHGVDMDGPFGSVVERSTLPDRPSTPPSDLRLSPLTPSTVRLHWCPPTEPNGEIVEYLILYSSNHTQPEHQWTLLTTEGNIFSAEVHGLESDTRYFFKMGARTEVGPGPFSGLQDVITLQEKLSDSLDVHSVTGIIVGVCLGLLCLLACMCAGLRRSPHREALPGLSSTATSGNPALYSRARLGPPSPPAAHELESLVHPRPQDWSPPPSDIEDRAEVHSLMGGGGPDCRGHSKRKISWTQPGGPSWAGSWAGCELPQAGPMPALTRALLPPAGTGQTLLLQALVYDAIKGNGRKKPPPACRNQVEAEVIVHSDFSASRGNPDLHLQDLDPEDALPSEAPDLTSDVVDLEQGADWPDRELGGCEQVTPGPDRLTCLPEAASASCPYPDLPPSEALEEAPGNSCQPKSPCPPGDSPGLPRAPVSSSAELP